From the genome of Winogradskyella forsetii, one region includes:
- a CDS encoding lipid-A-disaccharide synthase N-terminal domain-containing protein, producing the protein MKDWIVYSIGFLAQILFSSRLIIQWVTSEKQRKVITPKTFWTLSLIASFLLFIYGYLRLDFAIMLGQSLTYFIYIRNLQLQGQWQKFPKIVQYLLFFVPIFIVVFYFNNNQIDVDLLFKNVDIPTWLLVLGVVAQVVFTLRFVYQWIHSERNKESTLPMGFWVLSLIGAGLILTYAIIRRDPVLFIGHLFGLVIYARNAYLIRQTND; encoded by the coding sequence ATGAAAGACTGGATTGTTTATAGCATTGGATTTTTAGCTCAGATTTTATTTTCATCTCGGCTTATTATTCAATGGGTCACGTCAGAAAAACAACGTAAGGTCATTACGCCAAAAACGTTCTGGACCTTAAGTCTAATAGCCTCTTTCCTTTTATTTATATATGGCTATTTACGATTGGATTTTGCTATCATGTTGGGGCAAAGTTTAACTTATTTTATTTATATAAGAAACCTACAACTACAAGGGCAATGGCAGAAATTCCCGAAAATTGTGCAATACCTCTTGTTTTTTGTTCCTATTTTTATTGTCGTTTTTTACTTCAATAACAATCAGATCGATGTTGATTTACTATTTAAAAATGTGGACATCCCAACTTGGTTATTAGTTTTAGGTGTCGTTGCACAAGTTGTTTTTACGCTACGTTTTGTTTATCAATGGATTCATTCTGAGCGAAATAAAGAATCCACGCTACCTATGGGATTTTGGGTTTTGAGTTTAATTGGCGCAGGTCTCATATTAACTTATGCCATTATCAGAAGAGATCCCGTTTTGTTTATAGGACATTTATTCGGCCTTGTCATTTATGCTCGTAATGCTTATTTAATCAGACAAACCAATGATTAA
- a CDS encoding ArnT family glycosyltransferase, translating into MIKLIEKYPILSLILFVILMLGFTIDAIPVTIMEARNFISAREMLTDNNWILTTMNGDARYEKPPLPTWITAIFGYLFGMKSVLALRWPALLFLTSIGISTYLLSLKLELKKAHSLINGFIVLTSFYCIGITIEAPWDIYTHGLMLMALYQLFILFQSGNTSVLRSLLFILFLAGSVLSKGPVSLYVLFLPFVIAYGIAFKFKGQPIHFLKLISLLVFGIVLGGWWYFHVRVADPETFTRIAERETSNWSSYNVRPFYYYWSFFVQSGLWTVPAFISLLYPYLKSRVSNLKGYRFSILWTIFAVILLSVIPEKKSRYLMPVLLPLAINIGCYIDYLIREFKNLKSKKETIPVYFHFGLIGAIGIFFWISGFFLAPSLTGISWARFIVSSLVLATIGFFTFKYLKAKNIKVVFYLVIAFMLSIGFFALPLAKSQSQENYRPFSELSSDNISLYTLDGVSPETIYNYGDKIPSIVSEDGIVIPKEKQFRLLTSTSNPEDIAELAKLYSIKFMGTYDLNFSTRDYKSRLVNHLYQLTLK; encoded by the coding sequence ATGATTAAACTGATAGAAAAATATCCGATTTTAAGTCTCATACTTTTTGTCATACTGATGTTAGGATTTACGATTGACGCTATTCCCGTAACGATAATGGAAGCACGCAATTTTATTTCGGCAAGGGAAATGCTTACGGATAACAATTGGATTTTAACCACCATGAATGGCGATGCTCGTTATGAAAAACCGCCTTTGCCAACATGGATCACAGCAATTTTCGGATACTTATTTGGTATGAAATCAGTGTTAGCCTTGCGTTGGCCTGCCCTACTCTTTTTAACTAGTATTGGCATATCCACCTATCTTTTATCGCTCAAATTAGAGCTAAAAAAAGCACACAGCTTAATTAATGGTTTCATTGTATTGACCTCGTTCTATTGCATCGGAATTACCATAGAAGCGCCTTGGGATATATACACCCATGGGTTGATGCTCATGGCGTTGTATCAGTTGTTTATTTTATTTCAAAGTGGAAATACTTCAGTTTTAAGAAGTTTACTATTTATATTGTTTTTAGCGGGTTCGGTTCTATCAAAAGGACCCGTTTCGCTGTATGTCCTTTTCTTGCCTTTTGTTATAGCTTACGGTATTGCTTTCAAATTTAAAGGCCAACCAATTCATTTTCTAAAATTAATCAGTCTTTTGGTTTTTGGAATCGTTTTAGGAGGCTGGTGGTACTTTCATGTTAGGGTTGCCGATCCTGAAACATTTACCAGAATTGCCGAACGTGAAACTTCAAACTGGAGCAGTTATAACGTGAGACCATTTTACTATTATTGGAGTTTCTTTGTACAAAGCGGTTTATGGACAGTTCCTGCGTTTATTAGTTTGTTATACCCTTACTTGAAATCAAGGGTTTCAAATTTGAAGGGGTATCGATTTAGTATTTTATGGACGATTTTTGCCGTGATTCTATTATCCGTTATTCCTGAAAAAAAATCACGATATTTAATGCCTGTGCTACTTCCATTAGCCATTAATATCGGATGTTATATCGACTATTTAATTCGTGAATTCAAGAATTTAAAGTCGAAAAAAGAAACGATTCCTGTGTATTTTCATTTTGGATTAATAGGTGCAATTGGCATTTTTTTCTGGATTTCTGGCTTTTTCTTAGCCCCTTCATTAACAGGAATTAGTTGGGCAAGATTTATTGTTTCAAGCTTAGTGTTAGCCACTATAGGCTTTTTTACTTTCAAATATTTAAAGGCTAAAAACATAAAGGTTGTTTTTTATCTTGTTATTGCCTTTATGTTAAGTATTGGTTTTTTCGCTCTACCATTGGCAAAGTCTCAATCACAAGAAAATTACAGACCATTTTCTGAACTCTCCTCAGATAATATTTCGCTTTATACTTTAGATGGTGTATCTCCAGAAACCATTTATAATTATGGCGATAAAATTCCGAGTATTGTTTCTGAAGACGGTATCGTAATTCCTAAGGAAAAACAGTTTAGATTATTGACTTCAACGTCAAATCCTGAAGATATAGCTGAACTAGCGAAGTTATACAGCATAAAATTTATGGGTACGTATGACTTGAATTTTTCTACCAGAGATTATAAGTCGAGATTGGTAAACCATTTATATCAACTTACGCTGAAATAA
- a CDS encoding serine hydrolase domain-containing protein — protein sequence MRSITQFAIVCFFTACFFCCKTETNTETKTEADTYNEFISNLKAKGIATGNILVYKDGKVIHKSSNGLRSINPMDSLDFNSQFRLASVSKQFTGMAIMKLKEMGKLDYDQKVNTILTDFPYDNITIRQLLHHTSGLTDYERLIAENFVKADTAKTYTLGNDEILKAFYSVDPELDFEPGERFEYSNTGYLVLASIVEKLSGQHFRDFLKEQITDPVGMTNTVLYKYQIQSDPKMPNRVFGHQLALNQQDLIPNDYNIVNDVRGDGGIFSTLEDLYKWNLALANHTVISKDYLDEAWTPGTLNNGEQTNYGFGWFIDNESNKPKTVFHSGGWVGFITFLHNEIDTKSGFIILTNNTSNDFGTIISGISNIREGKPYELPKTQIAMEMAKRILTEDTSSAISFFQSKKTDTLNYKISENDLNVLGYRLLNEDELDAALSVFKLNIEEHPNSANPYDSYGDALLMKGDSVKALENFKKCFEMDSTLVYAKDKSEKLEAALKK from the coding sequence ATGAGGTCCATTACTCAATTTGCTATAGTGTGCTTTTTTACAGCATGCTTTTTTTGTTGTAAAACAGAAACCAACACGGAAACCAAAACTGAAGCAGACACTTATAATGAGTTTATTTCAAATTTAAAAGCAAAAGGAATTGCAACGGGCAATATTTTAGTTTACAAAGATGGGAAAGTGATTCATAAAAGTTCCAATGGATTGCGATCCATAAACCCCATGGATTCATTGGACTTTAATTCTCAGTTTAGGTTAGCATCAGTAAGTAAACAATTTACTGGTATGGCGATTATGAAATTGAAAGAAATGGGAAAGCTCGATTATGATCAAAAAGTCAATACCATTTTAACAGACTTTCCTTATGATAATATTACAATTCGTCAATTATTGCACCATACTTCTGGACTTACGGATTACGAACGTTTAATAGCTGAAAATTTTGTTAAAGCAGATACTGCCAAAACCTATACTTTGGGTAATGACGAGATATTAAAAGCGTTTTATAGTGTAGATCCAGAATTAGATTTTGAACCGGGTGAACGCTTCGAATATAGTAACACAGGTTATTTGGTTTTAGCCTCAATTGTAGAAAAACTATCTGGTCAGCATTTCAGGGATTTTTTGAAGGAACAAATTACGGATCCAGTGGGTATGACAAATACAGTCTTGTATAAATATCAAATACAGTCTGACCCAAAGATGCCAAATCGTGTTTTTGGACATCAATTAGCATTGAACCAACAAGATTTGATACCTAATGATTATAACATTGTAAATGATGTAAGAGGTGATGGTGGTATATTTTCAACTTTGGAGGATTTATACAAATGGAATCTAGCATTGGCTAATCACACGGTAATATCAAAAGACTATTTAGATGAAGCTTGGACGCCTGGAACTTTAAACAATGGAGAACAAACAAATTATGGTTTTGGGTGGTTTATAGATAACGAATCAAATAAGCCAAAAACTGTGTTTCATTCTGGTGGTTGGGTTGGTTTTATAACGTTTTTGCATAATGAAATAGACACAAAGAGTGGATTCATCATATTAACGAATAATACATCAAATGACTTTGGAACTATTATCAGTGGAATTTCTAATATCAGGGAAGGCAAACCTTATGAGCTGCCCAAAACACAGATTGCTATGGAAATGGCAAAACGAATCTTAACCGAAGATACTTCTAGTGCGATTAGCTTCTTTCAATCTAAAAAAACGGATACGCTTAATTACAAAATTTCAGAGAATGACTTGAATGTTTTAGGTTATCGACTATTAAATGAAGATGAATTAGATGCTGCTTTAAGTGTTTTTAAATTAAATATTGAAGAGCATCCCAATTCTGCTAACCCATACGATAGTTATGGTGATGCACTGTTGATGAAGGGCGATTCTGTTAAAGCGCTTGAGAACTTCAAAAAATGCTTTGAAATGGATAGTACTTTAGTCTATGCAAAAGACAAATCCGAAAAATTAGAAGCGGCTCTTAAAAAATGA
- a CDS encoding peptidoglycan DD-metalloendopeptidase family protein, producing MTLAELFMTIKAHPLVDPSIPISAYKPIDLSIHNSELKAINVSSSKDLETFIWNFRSQNNAKVVYGGYLEQRGIYQRSIYFNQQNTELERNIHLGLDLWIEAETPIFAPLEGSIHSFKNNTNHGDYGPTLILKHDISNCTFYTLYGHLSVESIAKIKVGAEVKQGEQIATLGTAEVNGDYPPHLHFQILKDIQDYEGDYPGVCNQQDLNFYKENCPDPNLLLKL from the coding sequence ATGACATTAGCAGAATTGTTTATGACGATTAAAGCCCATCCTTTGGTTGATCCGTCAATTCCTATCAGCGCTTACAAACCGATAGACTTATCTATTCACAATTCTGAACTCAAGGCTATCAATGTGTCATCTTCTAAGGATTTAGAAACCTTTATTTGGAATTTTAGGAGTCAAAATAATGCAAAAGTCGTTTATGGCGGTTATTTAGAACAACGCGGCATTTATCAGCGCAGCATTTATTTCAACCAGCAAAATACGGAACTAGAACGCAATATTCATTTAGGTTTAGACCTTTGGATAGAGGCTGAAACCCCAATTTTTGCACCTTTGGAAGGCAGCATTCATAGTTTTAAAAACAATACCAATCATGGCGATTATGGCCCAACGCTGATTTTAAAACATGATATCTCTAATTGTACGTTTTACACATTGTATGGTCATTTAAGTGTTGAATCTATTGCTAAAATAAAAGTAGGAGCTGAAGTGAAGCAAGGCGAACAAATAGCAACACTGGGAACTGCTGAAGTTAATGGTGATTATCCACCACATTTACATTTTCAAATCCTAAAAGATATTCAGGATTATGAAGGGGATTATCCTGGTGTTTGTAATCAACAAGATTTAAACTTTTATAAAGAGAATTGTCCTGATCCTAATTTGCTTTTGAAATTGTAA
- a CDS encoding DUF2911 domain-containing protein — protein sequence MLKRLLIVLSILAIGLLLYSVFVENIFSERLSPKDSAEITLNDLKLTVEYNRPSKREREIFGALVPFDKVWRTGANEATTFETNKVLSIDGLRLKKGKYTIWTVPMKDTWKVMFNSKQYKWGVDEKMEPMWDPNYDALVLEVPTQQLEETAEKFTIAFNNTTGNLKLTMAWDDTFIEVPIKEYEATNP from the coding sequence ATGTTAAAACGCCTCCTCATTGTCTTGTCTATATTGGCTATAGGCTTATTGTTATATTCAGTATTTGTTGAAAATATTTTTTCCGAACGTTTGAGTCCGAAGGATTCAGCCGAAATCACACTTAACGATTTAAAATTAACCGTGGAATACAACCGGCCGTCTAAACGCGAACGTGAAATATTTGGAGCGCTTGTTCCATTTGATAAAGTTTGGCGAACTGGCGCCAATGAAGCCACCACTTTTGAGACCAACAAAGTCCTTTCGATAGATGGTCTAAGGTTGAAAAAAGGAAAATATACCATTTGGACTGTTCCTATGAAAGACACTTGGAAAGTGATGTTCAACTCCAAGCAATACAAATGGGGAGTCGATGAAAAAATGGAACCTATGTGGGATCCCAATTATGATGCGCTTGTGCTTGAAGTGCCCACGCAACAATTAGAGGAAACCGCAGAAAAATTTACGATCGCTTTTAACAATACAACCGGAAATTTAAAACTAACCATGGCTTGGGATGATACTTTTATTGAAGTTCCAATTAAAGAGTACGAGGCTACAAACCCTTAA
- the meaB gene encoding methylmalonyl Co-A mutase-associated GTPase MeaB, whose translation MTKKNKTYKSALQEQEGVESPNSLNPNIAKSLKAKRKAQPSTTELVSGITSGNITALSRAITLVESTNLSHSKKANHIITKCLPYANKSIRIGITGVPGVGKSTFIEAFGIYLTSLGKKVAVLAVDPSSSLSKGSILGDKTRMEDLVKNPNAFIRPSPSGNSLGGVARKTRETIILCEAAGFDTIIIETVGVGQSETAVHSMVDFFLLLKLAGAGDELQGIKRGIIEMADAIVINKADGENVKAAKSAKLEFNRALHLYPEKDSNWSPKVSLCSALKREGISEVWNMIEDYAQTTKANHFFKTNRNNQNKFWLLQTIEDRLKSNFYNASKIKAELESQIQLVEAGKTTPFAAAEYLLSL comes from the coding sequence TTGACCAAGAAAAACAAAACATATAAATCGGCTTTACAAGAACAAGAAGGAGTTGAGTCGCCTAACAGTTTAAATCCTAATATTGCCAAATCACTAAAAGCCAAACGTAAAGCACAACCGTCTACAACCGAATTAGTTTCGGGAATTACTTCAGGAAATATTACGGCATTGAGTAGAGCCATTACTTTAGTAGAAAGTACCAATCTTTCACATTCTAAAAAGGCAAACCACATTATTACCAAATGTTTACCATACGCCAATAAATCCATTAGAATAGGGATTACTGGAGTTCCTGGCGTTGGCAAAAGCACCTTTATTGAAGCTTTTGGAATTTACCTCACCTCTTTAGGAAAAAAAGTAGCGGTTCTTGCAGTGGATCCAAGTAGCAGCTTGAGTAAAGGTAGTATTTTGGGAGATAAAACCCGAATGGAAGATTTGGTAAAAAACCCAAATGCATTTATAAGACCGTCGCCTTCTGGAAATTCTTTGGGAGGTGTGGCAAGGAAAACACGAGAGACCATTATTCTATGTGAAGCTGCAGGTTTTGATACCATTATTATTGAAACCGTTGGGGTTGGACAGAGCGAAACGGCTGTACATAGCATGGTTGATTTCTTCTTATTGTTAAAATTGGCAGGTGCTGGAGATGAGTTACAGGGCATTAAACGCGGTATTATTGAAATGGCAGATGCCATTGTTATTAACAAAGCGGATGGCGAGAATGTAAAAGCCGCAAAATCTGCCAAGCTAGAATTTAATAGAGCCTTACATCTATATCCTGAAAAAGATTCCAATTGGTCGCCAAAAGTATCCCTTTGTAGCGCTTTGAAACGGGAAGGTATTTCTGAAGTATGGAACATGATTGAGGACTACGCACAGACCACAAAAGCCAACCATTTCTTTAAAACCAATAGAAATAACCAGAATAAATTTTGGCTACTTCAAACGATTGAAGACCGTTTAAAATCTAATTTTTATAACGCGTCTAAAATTAAAGCTGAACTAGAATCTCAAATTCAATTGGTAGAAGCCGGAAAAACAACACCTTTTGCTGCAGCTGAATATTTATTGTCTTTGTGA
- a CDS encoding glycosyltransferase family 2 protein: protein MPYKFTIIVPVYNEEANLERVETELSNYLNIATVSTSILFVNDGSSDNSQTLIETICERNAAFEYILFKQNRGLSAAIKAGFDHVESELVGYIDSDLQTAPEDFNKLLEHIDSYELVTGVRSNRKDSFVKNMSSKIANGIRRAFTHDGMDDTGCPLKVIKTDYAKRIPMFRGLHRFLPAMIMLQNGRVVQIPVQHFPRIAGTANFGIWNRLLGPLMDCFAYLWMKKKYINYEVSKSSK from the coding sequence ATGCCATATAAGTTTACAATCATAGTTCCTGTTTATAATGAGGAAGCTAATTTAGAACGTGTGGAAACGGAACTTTCTAACTATCTTAACATAGCGACAGTGTCTACGTCAATTCTTTTTGTGAATGATGGTTCATCCGACAACAGTCAAACCTTAATTGAAACCATTTGTGAGCGTAACGCTGCTTTTGAATATATTTTATTTAAACAAAACCGAGGTTTGAGTGCTGCTATAAAAGCTGGCTTTGATCATGTCGAATCTGAACTTGTTGGCTATATAGATTCAGACTTACAAACTGCACCAGAGGATTTTAATAAACTTTTAGAACACATCGATTCGTACGAGCTGGTAACGGGCGTGCGTTCCAACCGAAAAGATTCATTTGTAAAGAACATGTCGTCTAAAATTGCCAACGGCATCAGACGTGCTTTCACCCATGATGGAATGGACGATACAGGTTGTCCGCTTAAAGTTATAAAAACGGATTATGCCAAGCGCATTCCGATGTTTAGAGGGTTGCATCGATTTTTACCAGCCATGATTATGTTACAAAACGGTCGTGTAGTACAAATTCCGGTTCAACATTTTCCTCGTATTGCGGGTACTGCAAATTTTGGAATTTGGAATCGTCTTCTTGGCCCACTTATGGATTGTTTTGCTTATTTATGGATGAAGAAAAAGTATATTAATTACGAAGTCTCTAAATCCAGTAAATGA
- a CDS encoding RNA polymerase sigma factor, with product MGTFQIHIVEKCKQNDRQAQMQLYNQYCDGMLVVAFRFVKDTMEAEDIVQEAFIKAFSKLEQYKAEVSFGAWLKRIVINRCIDVLKSKRQRLVELEDYHLNVIEDNEEEWTIEDGITLEAVKLAIEVLPEKYKYVVMLYLMEGYDHQEIAEILNITEVASRTQLSRGKQKLQLALKKEKNGTKY from the coding sequence ATCGGCACGTTTCAAATTCATATTGTTGAAAAATGCAAACAGAATGATCGACAGGCGCAAATGCAATTGTACAATCAGTACTGTGATGGCATGTTAGTGGTGGCGTTTCGTTTTGTAAAGGATACCATGGAAGCCGAAGATATTGTGCAAGAAGCGTTTATAAAGGCGTTTTCAAAGTTAGAACAATATAAAGCTGAAGTTAGTTTTGGAGCTTGGTTAAAGCGTATTGTGATCAATAGGTGTATTGATGTTTTAAAATCGAAGCGACAACGTTTGGTGGAATTGGAGGATTATCATTTGAATGTGATTGAAGATAACGAGGAAGAATGGACTATTGAAGATGGAATAACACTTGAAGCGGTGAAATTGGCGATAGAGGTATTACCAGAAAAATACAAATATGTTGTGATGTTATATTTAATGGAAGGCTACGATCACCAGGAAATAGCAGAGATTTTAAATATTACTGAAGTCGCTTCCAGAACCCAACTATCGCGAGGAAAACAAAAATTACAATTGGCATTAAAAAAAGAAAAAAATGGCACAAAATATTAA